Within Vicia villosa cultivar HV-30 ecotype Madison, WI linkage group LG1, Vvil1.0, whole genome shotgun sequence, the genomic segment tgcctacaaaaaataatatttgtgtacagggtaaaatatatttaatccatGTATATTTATAAACGGTGTTATttttatatacgggaaaaaatctattattgatataaatatttttatatacgaaaatttactattgatttagatatttttgtaaaagaTACCTAAATATCAGGGCTGGTCCAATCAATCCAGAGACCCTATTCGAATAAAAAAATGGgcctaataaaaatatttacaccgCAGATTATATCGACTATGAAGTAAAAAATACatcttatttataaataaaattacttacgattcaatttaatttaggataattagataaaaaaaccaaattaactttcaaattttatttgGATATATTTGACACCCCTAATTATATTGTATATTACTTGTAATAGTTAGTTTGTTTTAGATTTAAAGTTTTACGGTTTGCACTTTTTCCTAATAAAATGTAtactttttaaattatatatacttCAGAGTATAATAATGATAAATATTACATGGAGtacttttgaaattaaaaaaaaaagtgtgcaattaatatcataaattttcttaaatgttAGAATATTAATATGGTTATATGTAGGCTAGCTTTTCATTTTACTAGAGATTAAGGGCCTAGATCATGACACATAAAAACAGTataatttttcataattattTGACTAAAGATGTATATGGTCGGCACtgctaaacataaataatatttgtatacagaaaaaatttattattgatctaaatatttttatatacgaaagatgatatatatgatccaaatatttatgATCTAGAaattgtatacgaaaaaaaatttataattgatctaaatatttttatatacgaaaatttactattgctctagttatttttgtaaatgatacctacacataaataatatttgtatacggggatctaaatatttttatatacaaaaaatggtatttatgatccacaaAATTTTAACTCAAAagtggtatacggaaaaaaaattattattgatctaaatatttttatatacgaaaatttactattgatccaaatatttttgtaaatatatctaaacataaataataattaatatttgtatacaggaaatttttttattatggatctaaacatttttatatacaaaagatagtattttttattaaaaaatggtatacgggaacaaatctaatattgatttaaatatttttaaatacgaaaaaatttactattaatttaaatattttttcttttttaaaattctatttaaaataaatatattatgtatacAAATACACGTACcagaccagaacccgtgcgtatgcacgggtttgttactagtattTATTTAACTGCAAAAACTAAAATTACgttaataataattttgtagaaattaaaatataatatttttattaataacaattttaaaagaaacccataaacaaaatttaataattttataagaattaaaAACAAACGTTCATTTTCCTGACATTTATAAACGCAGACAGTCATTTACAGCGATATGACACTAATATGACACTAGAAATCGTCCCTACAATTTTACACCAATATGACACtacattgaaaaagaaaaaaaatccaaaaatacattTTCAAATACATTCTCGAGCAATTTCATATTTTAAGAGCTGGGAGCTAGAAATTCCCATAGATTAATCGTTCGTTGTTGATTAGCCTCTCCACTATCAATAATCGCTCGTTTATTTCATGTCTATGATTTCTAGGGTTTCTCTTCCCCCATTGCCGAGCTCCTGCGCACTCTTCTCCATTGGATCCGCTCTAAGATAATCTCCATTCTCCAATCGAACTCAAATTCTCAAATTCTCCTCCCTCCTTTAGCTGAATACATTTTTGTAGCAGTTCGAGGTAGGGTTCTTCTATTTCTTGCAATACCTTTTCAATTTTCAACTGCTTATTGCTGTAACGCTTTTTTTTTTGGTGCCCTTGCTTCCCTTTTCATCTGCCGCATTATTTTGAGTTTTACCCTAGATTTTAGTATATGTTTAGTTAATCATTAGTTTCAATTATTCATCTTTCTTCAAGGATTGAAGGTAGTTGCTTTCATACAAATAAAATCAGAATGATACAAACAATGATCGTTTATGCTGTGTTCAAATTGCAGTGAAGAAGAAGCTGGTTCAAATGAGCAAGTATGGCTTGAATCTTAGGCCCGCAAAGCCGAAAAAACAGCTTCCAAGGCCTTCAATTGCCCTTCCTTTTGGCTTTAATGAGGATGATGATAATAATGTCGAGAGAGAAATTGCTATCCAGGCTAGCAAAACTAAAAGTCTCAAGGATGTATGTTGACCTTACATTTTAATTGTGTCGTggttgttatgaatatttatttatttgtacaGATTATGATCTTACTTTCTATTGGTTTGATTTTTTCCATTTTAAGGTCGAAGAGCAGCAAAAGAAAGCATTGGAAGAAGATCCAACCATATTTGACTATGATGGAGTCTATGACAAAATGAAAGAGAAAGTTTCCCGTCCATTGTTACAAGATCGTGAAGAGAGAAAGGTACTGTTGCAGGGAGGGATGAAAGTAGCGAAAATAGTCACGTGTCTATTCCTTTCCAATAGTTCGGTTTAACTTTCTTGAAGGCTAATACAGAAATTTGTTCATTTTGGGTCATTTGGGAAATAACATTGTTACTCATTATACTTTAATCATTGATGCAGCCAAAATATATTCAAAACCTGATTCAGAAAGCAAAAGAGCGAGAGCAGTATCGTGAGATTGTATATGAGAAAAAGATTGCCAAGGAGAGAAGCAAAGACGATCATCTCTTTGCTGATAAAGACAAATATATCACAGAAGCATACAGAAAAAAGCTTGCTGAACGAGAGCAACAGATGGAACTAGAACGTCTACGGGAACTTCAAGAGGATAGAGAGGATGTATGTTCCTGCTTTTTTAAATAATTCTATAATCCTTATTGTTTTCATATCTCTTCTTGTTGCCAATCTGATTGGTGATGTATTTTAAAATGGTCCATTGTCTTCCTTTCTTTCTCCCtcaattttttcaatttatttggtatgcttgtttatggtttagttcccatttctatttttaaattgttgacatattttgtttttaattatttgcATAGGTTACAAAGAAAAAGGATTTTTTGGTTGATTTTTATACAAACCTCGATAAAAATGTGGCTTATGGTGCAAAAGATGCTCAAAGGAGAAAACACGACAATCGGGCCGAGAATAGAGTTCCAGAGACACATGAGGAAATGAACCCTGATGCATCAAATCAACACCAGGATGGTGGTAATACGGATGAAGAACATTCATTGGATAAGGAAACTTCACCGGCAGAGTCTTCAGGGAAAAAGATTGGCGATCAGGGCAAAACTTCCCATCTTTCTAAAAGAAGTACCAGTCCCTTGGATATGAACCCAAATCTCGCAGCTTCTTCAGAAGAAAAAAGTACAATTGAGGAGCAATCAGCTTCACAACCAAATCCGGAGCATCACAAAAGAAGTCAAGATGCTGTGGCTGCAGCAAAAGAACGTTTTCTGGCACGTAAGCGAGCAAAGCAACAGTGAACATATATACCTGACTGTTGCTCATAGATGTCTAGTTACACATGACGGTCTTTCCTAAGGAACTTAAAAATCATAGAATGAACTGTTGTCAGGCTGTAGTGTAAGATGTTTTTGCCAATTATATGGTTTTTCTCTCTTCTATGGTGCAATTTTTCTGTACGGATCAAACCCCAATCCTCGCGTGGTTGAGTAACCTGAGCTTGCATACTTGAAGTTGCTGCTTATGTCTATTTTGTACTGTGAATAACTCTTCGGTTTAGAATTTAGgttgttttattgttgttcaCTGGACGAAAGTAAGTCCTAATATAACATAGAAATATGGAGATGTTTCTGTCATGTTATGCTGTCTTCCACCCTTTCTATTTTCAATGCAGAGTGTTGTTTTTCGAATTAGAAAATATTGCCACCAAGAAAATTATCGGGACGAGTCGCGTACTAggtcgctttctttaagacgtttcaccGTACTGCCAGTAATAATGAAAAGCAGTTCGAAATACGATGAcgtctccaggataaaacagcccgTTTCGACAATCACTTGCACTATGATGTGTCGTTCGAATTACACCTTCAGATGGTTTAAAAAAATTAGTCGTAGTATCTGGAATAAATTCCAGTCGAAAATCAGAAAAGAAAATATAGATGAAGCAGAGTAGAGAGAGGAGAAAGAATTCGGTTGTGAATTCTGGAGTGGTGAGCAAATGAACGAAAGGAAAGTATTTATAGCCAAAAAGATCCAACCGAGTGGACCAAAACATGGGCGAAAATATATCCGGCCCAGTCAATATAGCCGTTATTTACTTGGTCAGCAAGCTTGGAGGACAAGTAACCTAGTCAAAATCTAGGTTAAGACTTGGTCTAAGGACACGTCACCAAttcgtattaattaatattaaatattaattaatttcttatttaatagtatttaatttttaccgaattaattaattattcaatgataattaatttctattaattCCGGTTCCAAAACCAAAAAACTAATTCATGCGGACCGAGCCGACCGGCCGGACGGCGGCGGCGCGCGTGTGTCTTCTTGGCACAGTGGTGTGTCCTCACTCCTTTATAAAATTGCAGGTGCCCTTGGGCCCAACAACAATTGTtcaagttggaatatatatatatatacactactaatatttgtgttccctCCAATGTGAGACTTAAGATGaaccttttcaaattcatctccatattagctcttacttgtgttcatttattgcATTCCAACACAAAGTTATTAAGAGTTTTCATAAAGTAAGTTCATGCATGTATTTTTGGAGTAAGGATAccccatttttcaaagaaatggaCAATTTCattgttttaacttttaataGTCGTTAGGATTGTTTAAAAAATCCATAGAACCGAACTATAAAATTGAACCGAACAGTTGTTAAATAACATAATCATTACTTTCATTTGCTGAACCGCATAATTTGTTAAAAACAATTCAATAACCAAATCGAATGATGGTTAACCAAACCAAAATCTATCATATCACCAAAATTAACTAACTAAACTTTGTAGCATCAGTGTTGACTTCGATCTTTGTTAATTTTAAAACAGGCctttaattcaaaccaaaaaaaattaagtatttaAATAAGTCCCTGAAGGAAAACATATATAACTTGTTTACAAAAGTTCAAGTGTTGTGTTTAAGTAAGTAGTTATTAAAGAATTTTTCGGCATATTATGAGAATTGAAAATTGTGAACCAATATCAAAAAATGTGGcagataaattatttttacttACTTTCTCAAACTCTAAACCTCTCAACTCTAAAACTCTCTCAACTCACATTCTCTCAAAATCATTCAACTCACTTCAAATCTTCTTCCATCAACATCAAATTGATCaaagaatttatcaaaaaaatgttttgttttcACATATAAATAAGGTTACAATTTTGAAGAGCAAGTTTGGGTTTGATGAGGCTTTTAATTACAAGGAGGAACAAGACCTAGATGCAACATTGAAGAAGTGCATAACTAGCATTTAGCTTAGTTATTCATAAACTAGTTATCTTGCTTTAGGTTTCACTTTTTGTTGGGCTTCTTTTGTACTTAATGCTAAACATATACAATTTTGTGTTCTGTTTTAATTGTTGACGGGTACTTTCCTAATGGGATTGACATATATTTTGACAATGTTGGACGAGACATGCTTCAAGCAGCACTAGTTAACATGAGACGGTGTGGTCGAATAGTGGTGGCTGGATTGATCTCACAATATGAACCTCAGGGCATTAAAAACTTGGTCTATATCGTATCTAAGCAGATCAAAGTAGATGCATTCACAGTATATGATTACTATCATTTATATCCAAAGTTTTTggacacaattttgccttatatTAGGGATGGGAAGATAACATTTgttgaagatatatatatatatatagctaatGGCATTGAGAGTGGACCAGCTGCATTAGAAGCAATGTTCACAGACAAGAGTAGTGGCAAACAAGTGATTTTACTTGCTAATGAATAACTTGGTGTTGCCTTAATTCCATTTCATTTTGGTTTGTGAGTAATAAATAGACATGTATACTAATAAACCTATGCTTTTCATTTATTTAGTAAGATACCTAAAGCCACAAATGACAATATTGTTATATCAATTATGTTCGAATTTGGAATTTCAAAGTAGTATGTTTGAATTTTTGGAGATTGTGTATGAGCTTTTGATGACTGCGTAAAAGTTAGTGAGACCAATGTTTTAAAATCCGACAAAGTCATTGATAGAAAGTCATTGATTGATTGAACTGCATGGCGCACTTGAATAAAATGTCATATAACTCTCGGTAATTAAGTTGTATATCTATTAAATTGGATTCAATCCGATGATGTCATCTCATTTGAAAATGTCAAAAATATCATAGAGAATTGATTTTTCACATTTAGTAAACTTTTGATTTGATGTGTTCATCTACCTCTACGatcgaatattttaaaaaaaacactaaGGTTATGTTTAAATATCACAAAATAAAAGCAGAATGAAGATTTCATTTTATGGTTTGAAAATTTTAAGACGGAACTTTTTCtacttaaataaaaaagaaaaaatatatatcgtGGTGTCTAGGGTAAACCACCAATTAAGTGGTTCATAGTGGACCATGACTGCTGGCCATTGGATCGAGCAGTTACATAAAATCTTACTATGTACTCATCACACCAaatatttcttattttaatttcccCTTTCTACCTGTCAGTGAGATTCATATGGCCTTTTGCTCTACTTCTACAAATGTCTCTGCATACAGAAATTTCAACACCATAACTTTTCTTCCATTCAATTTAATGTCAAACAACATCGTTTAATTGATTATTctcattattattttcattattacATAGCAACAAGTTTCTTCATTTTTGCTTTCCCTCCTTTAAGATTTGTAATTAACTCACTTTTGTTTTTGGCATTAATGAGATTTATTCTTTCTCATTTTTAGTTTCATTAGTTGTGACTTCAAGCTTCCGGCTACTTGATAGGAttcattcaaataaaaaaattaaacacagTGCATAGAGAATGGTTCAAATGTTCTTATTGGGTGTCGCATATTCTTTTAACCTCTATCTGTAACtgttatgtttaaaataattcaTATTACAAAATCATGGAATTGCATAAATTAAGATTTGAAGAGGTTGTGGAAGAGGGCATGAAGTTGACAAAAATAGATTTAAATTGTAGGAAGTCTTAATTAACTAACCAAAGCAATTGTGATCTAGGATAATGGATAAGGAATTGGGGCTTTAAGGAAGGGACGGATGGGGAAGGTCATATTCTTTTCTATTACAGTATGAAGTAAGTGAATGAGAACAAGGATGACATTGAAGACATTCAAGCTTCAGTTCTTCATGCTTAAGGAGAAGAGAATGAATGAGAATTTTTATGTGATGACGAACAAATTTGTGTGGTAATGACTAGAGGTGTCAATTCAAGGGGCCAAAAAATTTGAGCCCTAGCCC encodes:
- the LOC131604809 gene encoding uncharacterized protein LOC131604809, which translates into the protein MSKYGLNLRPAKPKKQLPRPSIALPFGFNEDDDNNVEREIAIQASKTKSLKDVEEQQKKALEEDPTIFDYDGVYDKMKEKVSRPLLQDREERKPKYIQNLIQKAKEREQYREIVYEKKIAKERSKDDHLFADKDKYITEAYRKKLAEREQQMELERLRELQEDREDVTKKKDFLVDFYTNLDKNVAYGAKDAQRRKHDNRAENRVPETHEEMNPDASNQHQDGGNTDEEHSLDKETSPAESSGKKIGDQGKTSHLSKRSTSPLDMNPNLAASSEEKSTIEEQSASQPNPEHHKRSQDAVAAAKERFLARKRAKQQ